GCCCATTGCATTTAGGTCATCGGATGAGCGCGCATGCAGGGGGGGGGGTATCCTGTCAGAATGGGTGAGTGTTGGAGGAGCCGACAAAATATAGTGGAACATGGGTGAATGAATTAATGTGCTCAATCACTTTATGGATTTTTATTGCCACGTGATGTGTCTTCGTTATAGTTCAGTTAGCTAACTGACTAAGATGTAACTATTAATTGTGTTACGATTGTCCTGCAAAACTATGTATGTATGCTCATCAAGCTAATTAAGGCATCAATCAGATGAAGTATGGAAAAACTAATTAATTCATGAAGTTACAAGTACATATATACACACTATCTTTCGTGGATACCGACAATGACATATTAGTATGTTGTTAATAGTAGTGTAGTTTGCCTACTCAGTTAAGTAGTGATGCGGTCAAGCCATCAATTGCTTGTATTTGTCTATGCTTCATCCGATCAAATCGTAGAGTATTTCTTGTAAAAATAAAAACATATTGTGCAATACTATATACATCAACACACTGGATGAGTAAGAGAGAAGTCATCTTGGTCGAATAGCGTTGGGTTGAAGGAGCAGATGGACTATAGTGCATTGCAAAGCAAGAAGACCTGAAGAGGATGTATGGAAAGGGATGGGCACCAAGGTGGAATTTGGTTTATTCGCTATCCCTGGATGGGATAGGGATAGCCAGATTTTTGAAGGGTGTCACTCGTTTGGTTTGTTTGCTGGAAAGAATGGGGATAGCCAAGATGCCACGAATATTCCTCTAAAACTTGGTTGACGCGAGTTGTGAAATTCTGGCGGATGATGGCAACCACCCGCTCGCTCCCGCAATCCCAAAACACTTTCTTTTTCGTTTATCTCAGCCCTCTCCTCACAAACAATTGaaacgaggcggcggcggcgtgtgTGAGCAAGGGGAGGCGTCGAGGTGTCAGACTCCGACAGTGAACTCCGGTTGGGAATGGCATCGGTTTTCGGCGGGGAACACACAACTCCAACAACGGGGAAAAAGAGAGTGTCAGACACCTCTATGGCGTAGGCAGGAGGGAACAGGAACACCCTTGGTGGAGAACTCAGAAAGTTCCTGACCAAGCGACGTGTAGTAGGCTGGCGGCGTGCACCGGGGCCCGCCGTCGATCCCGCGCTAGGCCACCTCCACCTGGTTAAGAAGCTTCTGCATAGTTTTCTAGTCGCGCTCACCTGGCTGAGGTTGCAGGTGCTCAAAATTGGTTGCGATTTCTGTCGAAGAAATTTAGGAAACATTATTGTAACTGTATATTGCTCCCAGGCACCAATTCTTTTGATTCTGGGGTATGTATGTAACTCTGGAATATACTTGTTGAATATGGACTGTCGTGTACCGATCTTTGTTTATTGATTTGGTATATGAATTTAATCTGTGCAGAGAATGCACATTTTCTGAATGGTGCAGATTGCATGACTATAGCATTCAGAATTTTGATGCATGATAAGTAATAAAGGCATAACTATATTTCTAGCATAGCCTATAAAAATGGCGTGCAATCTCACCAACTAAAAAAGATCAACACAACCATCTTATCCTTCCAACCAAACAAAAAAATGGCTATCCCCAGCCATATATTATCTTACCAACCAAACCAACCCATCCTCGCCTTTAACCAAACGCCACCTAACAGTAGAGAGCTTCCTATAATATGGCCAATGGTTAGTGTGTGTGTGTTATGAATAACATACTAAACGAGTCAGGTTCGGTTTGTCAAAAATGTAGCCCCATGCACACTTTGTTTCGGGTAAATATGAGGCAATAATGTTCCAGTAAATATGAATCAAATACTGCAAGCTCAGGTTACCAAAATGTGATACTTTGTTTGGTGTATAAATACATCACTTATCTCCAAAGAATGGATGGTCTAGATTTTGACCACATCGTGACCCAAAGTGTATTTCCGCAATCTCCTACTTTTaataaatagaaaaagaaaagCAAATCCCAGCCGTCTGATGGCAGCCCACAGCTTCAGATGCCAGGATTCCCAACAAGCCAGTGCCTCAGCTTCCCGGGGAATGCTGTGCCGGAGAATCCCCAAACTACCCACCCCGCTTGCCCCTAGTTTTGAAACAGCCGTAAATATTCTCCAGCCGGAGGCTACGATTGTAATTTGCCGACCCGGAGTAGAAATGCTAAAAAAACGTCCGACACAAAGGATATGAGCTCGTGCAGGAGTGCGGCTAGGGTTTCTCCTCAAACactcctctcctctcccctctcccccaacccctcgccgccgccgcatccTAAACCCCTCACCCCATCAACCTCGTCCTCTAATGGCATCGCGGCCCATCAGGCGAAGCTGCTAGCTCGTGTCTCCCATCCGCTTCCCCGAATAGCTTGTTGATCTACCGTAGCCCCCATCTTTGCCGCCGCCATGACGACCCTCAACCAGTTCGATCTCCTTGGGGACATCGACAACGATGACCCCTCGCATCTTCTTGCTgcggcggcggccgcggcggcaAAGAAGGCCCTGGCGAATAAGACGGAGGCAGCGCCTGCTGGAAAGGCGGGCCAGACTGTGGCTGCGGCCAAGTTGCCGACCAAACCCGCTCCCCTGGCACAGGCTGGTGAGTTGTAGCGCCAAGAGCGCCAGATCTGGATTTGGACCATTTCGGCCTTTTTCCAGCATCTGATGTGGTTCGGTTGATTCAAAAAGTTATTTTTGTGATTAGTTTGGGCATGTTTACTGATAAGCATTTCACCTCGTGGTGGTATGGATTTCTTTTCCTGCTTTCCTCTTCATTTGTTGGTCTACCGTGTCGGTTGTAAATCTGATGCCATCTAATGTGGAGGCGTGGGATTTCATCGATTGAAATTAGAATCTATACCTTACTTCTAATACACCGTTCGAATTTTTGATTATATTCTAGCTCTATTTTTTCACAACATGAAGTTTTTTTATTTAAGCCCTTTAATTCAACTTTCTTTCAGCGAGGGATGCAAGGAGCGGAGGCCCGCCATCACGTGGAGGATTTGGCCGTGGTGAACCTGGCCGCGGCAGAGGCGGCGACCGATATGGCCAGAACCGTGACTTTGGCGGTGAGAACACGAATGGCTACCTGGGAGGTTATGGTGGGGTAGGTTCTGGAGATGGCGCTGTAACTGGAGGCGGGGATGGGGAGAGAGGGCCTCGACCATACCGTGGAGGCGGAGGTAGACGTGGTGGTTACCGCAGCGATGAGTTTGGTGACGACTCTGAGAGACCACCTCAGAGAAACTATGAGCGCCACAGCGGGACTGGTCGTGGCCAagggatgaaacgtgatggtgcAGGCCGTGGGAACTGGGGATCTTCCACTGATGAAGGTCTTGCACAGTAAGGACATTCCATCGGCTGTTGTTGTTTTCCGTTACTATCTGAATTAATGAAGGGAGTTATAAGAGATGAATCTGTTTTGTATAATCAGGGAAACTAATGAAGCTCTTAAAATTGAGGACAATGCTCCCATCGCTGAGAAGCAGGGTGAGCAGGATGATGCTCCTTCAACAGCAGTGGAGAACAAAGACCACAAGGATGGTGCTGcaaaggaggaggaagagaatGAAGAGGATAAGGTAAAGGCTGCACCAAGATGCAATTTATGTGCAGAGATTGCACTTTTTATTTAGGTTTGTAGAAGTCAAATGTTTTGTAGTGGGGGTGGTTtactagtaggcaggcttgataTGTTCCTATTTTTGATGTTTTACTTGTAGTGGGGGTGGTTTACTAGTAGTCAAATGTTTTGCAGAAgtcaaattatgttgtagatcaatagctcgcgatgtagctcccctatttttgatatgttcctagagaaaaataagttgaaagatgatcgtagcaatgatgcggactgggtccatgatctgaggattatcctcattgctgcacggaagaattatgtccttgatgcaccgctaggtaacatacctattgcaggagtagatgcagacgttatgaacgtttggcaagctcggtatgatgactacttgatagtttagtgcgccatgctttacggttagaatcgggacttcgaaaacattttgaacgccacagagcatatgagatgttccaagagctgaaattggtatttcagattcatgcccatgtcgagaggtataaGACCTCTGACAactactttgcctacaagatggaggagaatagctcagccagtgagcatatgCTCAAAATTTCTGGGtagtacaatcgcttgaatcaagtgggagttaatcttccagataagatagtgattgacaagaGTTGTCTAGTCACtgtcaccaagctactagaacttcgtgatgaactataatgtgcaagggatgacgaaaacgattcctgagctcttcgcgatgttgaaatcggcgaaggtagaaatcaagaaagagcatcaagtgttgatggttaataagaacACTAGTTTcgagaaaaagggcaaagggaaaagaaagggaacttcaaaaagaatggcaaacaagttgccactcccgtgaagaagcccaaagctggacctaagcctgaaactgagtgcttatactacaaagggaatggtcactagaagggaactgccccaaatacttggagGATAAGAAGGGTGGCAAAGTGAACggaagtatatttgatatacatgttattgatgtgtaccttactagtgttcgtagtagcccctgggtatttgataccggttcagttggtaagattagtaactcgaaataagaGTTGCAggataaacagagactagttaagggtcaggtgacgatgtgtgttggaattgattccaaggttgatatgatcactatcgcacactccctct
The Aegilops tauschii subsp. strangulata cultivar AL8/78 chromosome 3, Aet v6.0, whole genome shotgun sequence genome window above contains:
- the LOC109774507 gene encoding RGG repeats nuclear RNA binding protein C-like, producing the protein MTTLNQFDLLGDIDNDDPSHLLAAAAAAAAKKALANKTEAAPAGKAGQTVAAAKLPTKPAPLAQAARDARSGGPPSRGGFGRGEPGRGRGGDRYGQNRDFGGENTNGYLGGYGGVGSGDGAVTGGGDGERGPRPYRGGGGRRGGYRSDEFGDDSERPPQRNYERHSGTGRGQGMKRDGAGRGNWGSSTDEGLAQETNEALKIEDNAPIAEKQGEQDDAPSTAVENKDHKDGAAKEEEENEEDKVKAAPRCNLCAEIALFI